A single Antechinus flavipes isolate AdamAnt ecotype Samford, QLD, Australia chromosome 5, AdamAnt_v2, whole genome shotgun sequence DNA region contains:
- the CHKB gene encoding choline/ethanolamine kinase isoform X1 gives MAETGGGARNRADMSMGLKWFKMDRCRSSISVEGKQHAWQWCREFLGGAWRQIQVEQLQVSPISGGLSNLLFRCALPENIPLVGDEPREVLLRLYGAILQGVDSLVLESVMFAILAERRLGPRLYGVFPEGRLEQYIPSRPLGTNELKEPRRSAEIAVKMARFHLMEMPFNKEPRWLFGTMERYMKQIQDLIPPTKTNENLIQRYHLEEEMSMLRFVPHPWTPHPKQSVSPHCRKLLDSTASPVVFCHNDIQEGNILLLSDKEPGLMLIDFEYSSYNYRGFDIGNHFCEWIYDYSYEESPYFLMEPKNYPNREQQLHFIRNYLSVIQGDDPPSPEEQTELEENMLVEANRFALASHFFWGLWSILQNIMSTIEFGYLEYAESRFQIYFSQKEKLNSGLIPPNSPPPP, from the exons ATGGCGGAGACAGGAGGCGGGGCCCGGAACCGGGCCGATATGTCCATGGGGCTTAAGTGGTTCAAGATGGACCGGTGCAGATCTTCGATATCCGTGGAGGGCAAGCAGCACGCCTGGCAGTGGTGCCGGGAGTTCCTGGGCGGAGCCTGGCGCCAAATCCAGGTCGAGCAGCTGCAAGTGAGCCCCATAAG CGGGGGGCTCAGTAACCTGCTTTTCCGATGCGCCCTCCCGGAGAATATACCCCTTGTTGGGGACGAGCCCCGGGAAGTGTTGCTGAGGCTCTATGGGGCCATTCTGCAG GGGGTGGACTCCCTAGTCCTGGAGAGTGTGATGTTTGCCATCCTGGCTGAGCGTCGGCTGGGACCTCGGCTTTATGGGGTCTTTCCAGAAGGGAGGCTGGAGCAATACATTCCG AGCCGGCCGCTGGGGACAAACGAGCTGAAGGAGCCCAGGAGGTCGGCCGAGATTGCTGTCAAAATGGCCCGGTTCCATCTGATGGAGATGCCCTTCAACAAGGAACCTCGGTGGCTCTTTGGGACCATGGAGAG GTACATGAAGCAGATCCAGGACTTGATTCCTCCCACTAAGACCAACGAAAATCTGATCCAGAGGTACCACCTGGAGGAAGAGATGAGCATGCTACG CTTTGTTCCCCACCCCTGGACCCCCCACCCCAAGCAAAGCGTGTCTCCCCACTGCAGAAAGCTTCTGGATTCAACAGCCTCCCCAGTGGTATTCTGTCACAATGACATCCAAGAAG GGAACATCCTGCTGCTTTCTGACAAGGAGCCTGGACTTATGCTCATAGATTTTGAGTACAGCAGCTACAATTACAG GGGTTTTGACATCGGGAACCACTTCTGTGAGTGGATTTATGACTACAGCTACGAGGAATCTCCCTACTTCCTGATGGAACCTAAAAACTACCCCAACCGGGAACAGCAG CTTCATTTCATCCGAAATTACCTGTCAGTAATCCAGGGGGATGATCCTCCCTCCCCAGAAGAGCAGACTGAATTGGAAGAGAATATGCTGGTGGAAGCAAACAG GTTTGCTCTGGCATCCCATTTCTTCTGGGGACTCTGGTCCATCCTCCAAAATATCATGTCTACCATTGAGTTTGGTTACTTG GAATATGCAGAATCTCGATTCCAAATCTACTTCAGTCAGAAGGAGAAGTTGAACTCTGGATTGATCCCTCCTAACAGTCCTCCTCCCCCCTGA
- the CHKB gene encoding choline/ethanolamine kinase isoform X3 — translation MAETGGGARNRADMSMGLKWFKMDRCRSSISVEGKQHAWQWCREFLGGAWRQIQVEQLQVSPISGGLSNLLFRCALPENIPLVGDEPREVLLRLYGAILQGVDSLVLESVMFAILAERRLGPRLYGVFPEGRLEQYIPSRPLGTNELKEPRRSAEIAVKMARFHLMEMPFNKEPRWLFGTMERYMKQIQDLIPPTKTNENLIQRKLLDSTASPVVFCHNDIQEGNILLLSDKEPGLMLIDFEYSSYNYRGFDIGNHFCEWIYDYSYEESPYFLMEPKNYPNREQQLHFIRNYLSVIQGDDPPSPEEQTELEENMLVEANRFALASHFFWGLWSILQNIMSTIEFGYLEYAESRFQIYFSQKEKLNSGLIPPNSPPPP, via the exons ATGGCGGAGACAGGAGGCGGGGCCCGGAACCGGGCCGATATGTCCATGGGGCTTAAGTGGTTCAAGATGGACCGGTGCAGATCTTCGATATCCGTGGAGGGCAAGCAGCACGCCTGGCAGTGGTGCCGGGAGTTCCTGGGCGGAGCCTGGCGCCAAATCCAGGTCGAGCAGCTGCAAGTGAGCCCCATAAG CGGGGGGCTCAGTAACCTGCTTTTCCGATGCGCCCTCCCGGAGAATATACCCCTTGTTGGGGACGAGCCCCGGGAAGTGTTGCTGAGGCTCTATGGGGCCATTCTGCAG GGGGTGGACTCCCTAGTCCTGGAGAGTGTGATGTTTGCCATCCTGGCTGAGCGTCGGCTGGGACCTCGGCTTTATGGGGTCTTTCCAGAAGGGAGGCTGGAGCAATACATTCCG AGCCGGCCGCTGGGGACAAACGAGCTGAAGGAGCCCAGGAGGTCGGCCGAGATTGCTGTCAAAATGGCCCGGTTCCATCTGATGGAGATGCCCTTCAACAAGGAACCTCGGTGGCTCTTTGGGACCATGGAGAG GTACATGAAGCAGATCCAGGACTTGATTCCTCCCACTAAGACCAACGAAAATCTGATCCAGAG AAAGCTTCTGGATTCAACAGCCTCCCCAGTGGTATTCTGTCACAATGACATCCAAGAAG GGAACATCCTGCTGCTTTCTGACAAGGAGCCTGGACTTATGCTCATAGATTTTGAGTACAGCAGCTACAATTACAG GGGTTTTGACATCGGGAACCACTTCTGTGAGTGGATTTATGACTACAGCTACGAGGAATCTCCCTACTTCCTGATGGAACCTAAAAACTACCCCAACCGGGAACAGCAG CTTCATTTCATCCGAAATTACCTGTCAGTAATCCAGGGGGATGATCCTCCCTCCCCAGAAGAGCAGACTGAATTGGAAGAGAATATGCTGGTGGAAGCAAACAG GTTTGCTCTGGCATCCCATTTCTTCTGGGGACTCTGGTCCATCCTCCAAAATATCATGTCTACCATTGAGTTTGGTTACTTG GAATATGCAGAATCTCGATTCCAAATCTACTTCAGTCAGAAGGAGAAGTTGAACTCTGGATTGATCCCTCCTAACAGTCCTCCTCCCCCCTGA
- the CHKB gene encoding choline/ethanolamine kinase isoform X4: MAETGGGARNRADMSMGLKWFKMDRCRSSISVEGKQHAWQWCREFLGGAWRQIQVEQLQVSPISGGLSNLLFRCALPENIPLVGDEPREVLLRLYGAILQGVDSLVLESVMFAILAERRLGPRLYGVFPEGRLEQYIPSRPLGTNELKEPRRSAEIAVKMARFHLMEMPFNKEPRWLFGTMERYMKQIQDLIPPTKTNENLIQRYHLEEEMSMLRFVPHPWTPHPKQSVSPHCRKLLDSTASPVVFCHNDIQEGNILLLSDKEPGLMLIDFEYSSYNYRGFDIGNHFCEWIYDYSYEESPYFLMEPKNYPNREQQGCALAVGPPEVL, encoded by the exons ATGGCGGAGACAGGAGGCGGGGCCCGGAACCGGGCCGATATGTCCATGGGGCTTAAGTGGTTCAAGATGGACCGGTGCAGATCTTCGATATCCGTGGAGGGCAAGCAGCACGCCTGGCAGTGGTGCCGGGAGTTCCTGGGCGGAGCCTGGCGCCAAATCCAGGTCGAGCAGCTGCAAGTGAGCCCCATAAG CGGGGGGCTCAGTAACCTGCTTTTCCGATGCGCCCTCCCGGAGAATATACCCCTTGTTGGGGACGAGCCCCGGGAAGTGTTGCTGAGGCTCTATGGGGCCATTCTGCAG GGGGTGGACTCCCTAGTCCTGGAGAGTGTGATGTTTGCCATCCTGGCTGAGCGTCGGCTGGGACCTCGGCTTTATGGGGTCTTTCCAGAAGGGAGGCTGGAGCAATACATTCCG AGCCGGCCGCTGGGGACAAACGAGCTGAAGGAGCCCAGGAGGTCGGCCGAGATTGCTGTCAAAATGGCCCGGTTCCATCTGATGGAGATGCCCTTCAACAAGGAACCTCGGTGGCTCTTTGGGACCATGGAGAG GTACATGAAGCAGATCCAGGACTTGATTCCTCCCACTAAGACCAACGAAAATCTGATCCAGAGGTACCACCTGGAGGAAGAGATGAGCATGCTACG CTTTGTTCCCCACCCCTGGACCCCCCACCCCAAGCAAAGCGTGTCTCCCCACTGCAGAAAGCTTCTGGATTCAACAGCCTCCCCAGTGGTATTCTGTCACAATGACATCCAAGAAG GGAACATCCTGCTGCTTTCTGACAAGGAGCCTGGACTTATGCTCATAGATTTTGAGTACAGCAGCTACAATTACAG GGGTTTTGACATCGGGAACCACTTCTGTGAGTGGATTTATGACTACAGCTACGAGGAATCTCCCTACTTCCTGATGGAACCTAAAAACTACCCCAACCGGGAACAGCAG GGATGTGCATTGGCAGTGGGCCCTCCTGAAGTCCTCTGA
- the CPT1B gene encoding carnitine O-palmitoyltransferase 1, muscle isoform isoform X2, with amino-acid sequence MAEAHQAVAFQFTVTPDGVDFQLSREALKHVYLSGINSWKKRFIRIKNGILRGVYPGSPTSWLVVVMATMGSSYCNVDISMGMICHIRKYIPEGCSNYLTLQTRTLISVGIFATGVWVTGIFLFRQTLKLLLSYHGWMFEMHGQTSRITKIWAICVRLLSNRRPMLYTFQTSLPKLPVPKVSATIKRYLESVRPLLDDEEYYRMEMLAKDFQERTAPRLQKYLVLKSWWATNYVSDWWEEYIYLRSRGPIMVNSNYYVMDFVLTPHTEVQAARLGNVVHAMIMYRRKLDREEIKPVMALGIVPMCSYQMERMFNTTRIPGKETDVLQHLVDSRHVAVYHKGRFYKVWLYQGTQLLKPRDLEMQFQRILDDTCPIQPGEEKLAALTAGGRVQWAEARQTYFNTGKNKASLEAIEKAAFFVTLDEESHSYDPEDEASLSLYGKALLHGNCYNRWFDKSFTLVAFKNGKLGLNTEHAWADAPIVGHLWEFVLATDAFHLDYNETGHCQGKPNHSLAPPQRLQWEIPEECQKVIESSYEVAKALADDVELYCFQFLPFGKGLIKKCRSSPDAFVQIALQLAHFRDKGNFCLTYEASMTRMFRDGRTETVRSCTAEATAFVRAMTDSGYMKPDLQDLFRKAAEKHQHLYRLAMTGAGIDRHLFCLYVVSKYLGLHSPFLAQVLSEPWRLSTSQTAQFQIRMFDPEKYPNHLAAGGGFGPVADDGYGVSYMIAGENTIFFHISSKFSSSETNAQRFGKHIHQALEDIAALFELPSPKPES; translated from the exons ATGGCAGAAGCCCACCAGGCCGTAGCCTTCCAGTTCACAGTGACCCCTGATGGGGTAGACTTCCAGCTCAGCCGAGAGGCCCTGAAGCACGTCTACCTGTCTGGCATCAACTCTTGGAAGAAACGCTTTATCCGAATCAAG AATGGCATCCTCAGGGGCGTGTATCCTGGCAGCCCCACCAGCTGGCTGGTCGTTGTCATGGCAACAATGGGCTCCTCCTACTGCAATGTGGACATTTCCATGGGAATGATCTGCCACATCCGGAAATATATCCCAGAGGG GTGCAGCAATTACCTGACCCTGCAGACGCGAACGCTGATCAGTGTGGGCATCTTCGCCACCGGAGTCTGGGTGACCGGCATCTTCCTTTTTCGCCAGACCCTGAAGCTGCTGCTCTCCTACCATGGCTGGATGTTTGAGATGCACGGCCAGACCAGCCGGATCACCAAGATCTGGGCT ATCTGCGTCCGGCTCCTGTCCAATCGCCGACCCATGCTCTACACCTTCCAGACTTCTCTGCCCAAGTTGCCGGTGCCCAAAGTGTCAGCCACAATCAAGCGG TACCTAGAATCTGTGAGACCCTTGTTAGACGACGAGGAGTATTACCGAATGGAAATGTTGGCTAAAGATTTCCAAGAGAGGACTGCTCCCCGGCTCCAGAAATACCTGGTGCTCAAGTCCTGGTGGGCAACCAACTAT GTGAGTGACTGGTGGGAAGAATACATCTACCTTCGAAGCAGGGGCCCCATCATGGTGAATAGCAACTACTATGTCATG GATTTTGTACTGACCCCGCATACTGAAGTTCAGGCGGCTCGGCTGGGCAACGTGGTTCACGCCATGATCATGTATCGGCGAAAGCTGGACCGCGAGGAGATCAAGCCT GTGATGGCTCTTGGCATCGTGCCCATGTGTTCCTATCAGATGGAGAGGATGTTCAATACCACTCGGATCCCTGGAAAAGAAACAG ATGTGCTACAGCACCTTGTCGACAGCAGGCACGTGGCTGTCTACCACAAAGGTCGCTTCTACAAGGTCTGGCTCTATCAGGGCACCCAGTTGCTCAAGCCTCGGGACCTGGAGATGCAGTTCCAGAGGATCCTGGATGACACGTGTCCCATTCAGCCTGGCGAGGAGAAATTGGCAGCCCTCACAGCTGGGGGCAG GGTACAGTGGGCCGAGGCACGCCAGACCTACTTCAACACAGGAAAGAATAAGGCTTCCTTGGAGGCCATCGAGAAGGCAGCCTTCTTCGTGACCCTGGATGAAGAGTCCCATAGCTATGACCCTGAGGACGAGGCCAGCCTCAGCCTCTATGGGAAGGCTCTGCTTCACGGCAACTGTTATAACAG GTGGTTTGATAAGTCCTTCACCCTCGTTGCTTTCAAGAATGGCAAACTGGGCCTCAATACTGAGCACGCCTGGGCAGACGCTCCCATTGTTGGGCACCTCTGGGAG TTTGTGTTAGCCACCGATGCCTTCCACCTGGACTACAACGAGACTGGTCATTGCCAGGGTAAACCTAATCATTCCCTGGCCCCACCTCAGAGGCTGCAGTGGGAAATCCCTGAGGAG TGCCAGAAGGTCATCGAGAGCTCGTACGAGGTGGCCAAGGCTCTGGCGGATGACGTGGAGTTGTACTGCTTCCAGTTCTTGCCCTTCGGCAAGGGCCTCATTAAGAAGTGCCGTTCCAGCCCCGATGCCTTCGTGCAGATCGCCCTGCAGCTGGCCCATTTCCGG GACAAAGGCAATTTCTGTCTGACCTACGAGGCCTCGATGACACGGATGTTCCGGGATGGCAGGACAGAAACCGTGCGATCCTGTACCGCTGAGGCCACGGCCTTCGTCCGGGCCATGACGGACTCTGGGTACATG AAGCCAGACCTCCAGGATCTCTTCCGCAAAGCTGCTGAAAAGCACCAACACCTGTATCGCCTGGCCATGACTGGGGCTGGCATTGACCGGCACCTGTTCTGCCTGTATGTAGTTTCCAAGTACCTGGGCCTCCACTCCCCTTTCCTGGCCCAG GTCCTCTCAGAGCCATGGAGACTCTCCACCAGCCAGACAGCCCAGTTCCAAATCCGCATGTTTGACCCAGAGAAGTACCCCAACCACTTGGCAGCCGGAGGGGGCTTTGGCCCA GTAGCTGATGATGGGTATGGGGTTTCTTACATGATTGCTGGTGAAAACACCATCTTCTTCCACATCTCCAGCAAATTCTCAAGTTCAGAAACG AATGCCCAGCGCTTTGGGAAGCATATCCACCAAGCTCTCGAGGACATCGCTGCTCTTTTTGAGCTTCCTTCCCCTAAGCCAGAGAGCTGA
- the CPT1B gene encoding carnitine O-palmitoyltransferase 1, muscle isoform isoform X1, translating into MAEAHQAVAFQFTVTPDGVDFQLSREALKHVYLSGINSWKKRFIRIKNGILRGVYPGSPTSWLVVVMATMGSSYCNVDISMGMICHIRKYIPEGCSNYLTLQTRTLISVGIFATGVWVTGIFLFRQTLKLLLSYHGWMFEMHGQTSRITKIWAICVRLLSNRRPMLYTFQTSLPKLPVPKVSATIKRYLESVRPLLDDEEYYRMEMLAKDFQERTAPRLQKYLVLKSWWATNYVSDWWEEYIYLRSRGPIMVNSNYYVMDFVLTPHTEVQAARLGNVVHAMIMYRRKLDREEIKPVMALGIVPMCSYQMERMFNTTRIPGKETDVLQHLVDSRHVAVYHKGRFYKVWLYQGTQLLKPRDLEMQFQRILDDTCPIQPGEEKLAALTAGGRVQWAEARQTYFNTGKNKASLEAIEKAAFFVTLDEESHSYDPEDEASLSLYGKALLHGNCYNRWFDKSFTLVAFKNGKLGLNTEHAWADAPIVGHLWEFVLATDAFHLDYNETGHCQGKPNHSLAPPQRLQWEIPEECQKVIESSYEVAKALADDVELYCFQFLPFGKGLIKKCRSSPDAFVQIALQLAHFRDKGNFCLTYEASMTRMFRDGRTETVRSCTAEATAFVRAMTDSGYMKPDLQDLFRKAAEKHQHLYRLAMTGAGIDRHLFCLYVVSKYLGLHSPFLAQVLSEPWRLSTSQTAQFQIRMFDPEKYPNHLAAGGGFGPVADDGYGVSYMIAGENTIFFHISSKFSSSETNTHLSCLLVFVLCLSLLHQGHPSPGLAPHIGHLRLLLDSERSGASAGL; encoded by the exons ATGGCAGAAGCCCACCAGGCCGTAGCCTTCCAGTTCACAGTGACCCCTGATGGGGTAGACTTCCAGCTCAGCCGAGAGGCCCTGAAGCACGTCTACCTGTCTGGCATCAACTCTTGGAAGAAACGCTTTATCCGAATCAAG AATGGCATCCTCAGGGGCGTGTATCCTGGCAGCCCCACCAGCTGGCTGGTCGTTGTCATGGCAACAATGGGCTCCTCCTACTGCAATGTGGACATTTCCATGGGAATGATCTGCCACATCCGGAAATATATCCCAGAGGG GTGCAGCAATTACCTGACCCTGCAGACGCGAACGCTGATCAGTGTGGGCATCTTCGCCACCGGAGTCTGGGTGACCGGCATCTTCCTTTTTCGCCAGACCCTGAAGCTGCTGCTCTCCTACCATGGCTGGATGTTTGAGATGCACGGCCAGACCAGCCGGATCACCAAGATCTGGGCT ATCTGCGTCCGGCTCCTGTCCAATCGCCGACCCATGCTCTACACCTTCCAGACTTCTCTGCCCAAGTTGCCGGTGCCCAAAGTGTCAGCCACAATCAAGCGG TACCTAGAATCTGTGAGACCCTTGTTAGACGACGAGGAGTATTACCGAATGGAAATGTTGGCTAAAGATTTCCAAGAGAGGACTGCTCCCCGGCTCCAGAAATACCTGGTGCTCAAGTCCTGGTGGGCAACCAACTAT GTGAGTGACTGGTGGGAAGAATACATCTACCTTCGAAGCAGGGGCCCCATCATGGTGAATAGCAACTACTATGTCATG GATTTTGTACTGACCCCGCATACTGAAGTTCAGGCGGCTCGGCTGGGCAACGTGGTTCACGCCATGATCATGTATCGGCGAAAGCTGGACCGCGAGGAGATCAAGCCT GTGATGGCTCTTGGCATCGTGCCCATGTGTTCCTATCAGATGGAGAGGATGTTCAATACCACTCGGATCCCTGGAAAAGAAACAG ATGTGCTACAGCACCTTGTCGACAGCAGGCACGTGGCTGTCTACCACAAAGGTCGCTTCTACAAGGTCTGGCTCTATCAGGGCACCCAGTTGCTCAAGCCTCGGGACCTGGAGATGCAGTTCCAGAGGATCCTGGATGACACGTGTCCCATTCAGCCTGGCGAGGAGAAATTGGCAGCCCTCACAGCTGGGGGCAG GGTACAGTGGGCCGAGGCACGCCAGACCTACTTCAACACAGGAAAGAATAAGGCTTCCTTGGAGGCCATCGAGAAGGCAGCCTTCTTCGTGACCCTGGATGAAGAGTCCCATAGCTATGACCCTGAGGACGAGGCCAGCCTCAGCCTCTATGGGAAGGCTCTGCTTCACGGCAACTGTTATAACAG GTGGTTTGATAAGTCCTTCACCCTCGTTGCTTTCAAGAATGGCAAACTGGGCCTCAATACTGAGCACGCCTGGGCAGACGCTCCCATTGTTGGGCACCTCTGGGAG TTTGTGTTAGCCACCGATGCCTTCCACCTGGACTACAACGAGACTGGTCATTGCCAGGGTAAACCTAATCATTCCCTGGCCCCACCTCAGAGGCTGCAGTGGGAAATCCCTGAGGAG TGCCAGAAGGTCATCGAGAGCTCGTACGAGGTGGCCAAGGCTCTGGCGGATGACGTGGAGTTGTACTGCTTCCAGTTCTTGCCCTTCGGCAAGGGCCTCATTAAGAAGTGCCGTTCCAGCCCCGATGCCTTCGTGCAGATCGCCCTGCAGCTGGCCCATTTCCGG GACAAAGGCAATTTCTGTCTGACCTACGAGGCCTCGATGACACGGATGTTCCGGGATGGCAGGACAGAAACCGTGCGATCCTGTACCGCTGAGGCCACGGCCTTCGTCCGGGCCATGACGGACTCTGGGTACATG AAGCCAGACCTCCAGGATCTCTTCCGCAAAGCTGCTGAAAAGCACCAACACCTGTATCGCCTGGCCATGACTGGGGCTGGCATTGACCGGCACCTGTTCTGCCTGTATGTAGTTTCCAAGTACCTGGGCCTCCACTCCCCTTTCCTGGCCCAG GTCCTCTCAGAGCCATGGAGACTCTCCACCAGCCAGACAGCCCAGTTCCAAATCCGCATGTTTGACCCAGAGAAGTACCCCAACCACTTGGCAGCCGGAGGGGGCTTTGGCCCA GTAGCTGATGATGGGTATGGGGTTTCTTACATGATTGCTGGTGAAAACACCATCTTCTTCCACATCTCCAGCAAATTCTCAAGTTCAGAAACG AACACTCACCTGTCTTGTCTCCTTGTGTTCGTGCTCTGCCTGTCTCTCCTGCACCAAGGACATCCCTCCCCTGGCCTGGCCCCCCACATAGGACATTTGAGACTGCTCTTAGATTCTGAAAGATCTGGGGCCTCTGCTGGCCTGTGA
- the CHKB gene encoding choline/ethanolamine kinase isoform X2, producing MAETGGGARNRADMSMGLKWFKMDRCRSSISVEGKQHAWQWCREFLGGAWRQIQVEQLQVSPISGGLSNLLFRCALPENIPLVGDEPREVLLRLYGAILQGVDSLVLESVMFAILAERRLGPRLYGVFPEGRLEQYIPSRPLGTNELKEPRRSAEIAVKMARFHLMEMPFNKEPRWLFGTMERYMKQIQDLIPPTKTNENLIQRYHLEEEMSMLRKLLDSTASPVVFCHNDIQEGNILLLSDKEPGLMLIDFEYSSYNYRGFDIGNHFCEWIYDYSYEESPYFLMEPKNYPNREQQLHFIRNYLSVIQGDDPPSPEEQTELEENMLVEANRFALASHFFWGLWSILQNIMSTIEFGYLEYAESRFQIYFSQKEKLNSGLIPPNSPPPP from the exons ATGGCGGAGACAGGAGGCGGGGCCCGGAACCGGGCCGATATGTCCATGGGGCTTAAGTGGTTCAAGATGGACCGGTGCAGATCTTCGATATCCGTGGAGGGCAAGCAGCACGCCTGGCAGTGGTGCCGGGAGTTCCTGGGCGGAGCCTGGCGCCAAATCCAGGTCGAGCAGCTGCAAGTGAGCCCCATAAG CGGGGGGCTCAGTAACCTGCTTTTCCGATGCGCCCTCCCGGAGAATATACCCCTTGTTGGGGACGAGCCCCGGGAAGTGTTGCTGAGGCTCTATGGGGCCATTCTGCAG GGGGTGGACTCCCTAGTCCTGGAGAGTGTGATGTTTGCCATCCTGGCTGAGCGTCGGCTGGGACCTCGGCTTTATGGGGTCTTTCCAGAAGGGAGGCTGGAGCAATACATTCCG AGCCGGCCGCTGGGGACAAACGAGCTGAAGGAGCCCAGGAGGTCGGCCGAGATTGCTGTCAAAATGGCCCGGTTCCATCTGATGGAGATGCCCTTCAACAAGGAACCTCGGTGGCTCTTTGGGACCATGGAGAG GTACATGAAGCAGATCCAGGACTTGATTCCTCCCACTAAGACCAACGAAAATCTGATCCAGAGGTACCACCTGGAGGAAGAGATGAGCATGCTACG AAAGCTTCTGGATTCAACAGCCTCCCCAGTGGTATTCTGTCACAATGACATCCAAGAAG GGAACATCCTGCTGCTTTCTGACAAGGAGCCTGGACTTATGCTCATAGATTTTGAGTACAGCAGCTACAATTACAG GGGTTTTGACATCGGGAACCACTTCTGTGAGTGGATTTATGACTACAGCTACGAGGAATCTCCCTACTTCCTGATGGAACCTAAAAACTACCCCAACCGGGAACAGCAG CTTCATTTCATCCGAAATTACCTGTCAGTAATCCAGGGGGATGATCCTCCCTCCCCAGAAGAGCAGACTGAATTGGAAGAGAATATGCTGGTGGAAGCAAACAG GTTTGCTCTGGCATCCCATTTCTTCTGGGGACTCTGGTCCATCCTCCAAAATATCATGTCTACCATTGAGTTTGGTTACTTG GAATATGCAGAATCTCGATTCCAAATCTACTTCAGTCAGAAGGAGAAGTTGAACTCTGGATTGATCCCTCCTAACAGTCCTCCTCCCCCCTGA